The following are encoded together in the Xanthomonas vesicatoria ATCC 35937 genome:
- a CDS encoding response regulator, protein MARIILIEDSPTDRAVFSQWLEKAGHTVVATDNAEAGLELIRSQAPDLVLMDVVLPGMSGFQATRALARDQATKDIPVLLVSTKGMETDKAWGLRQGASDYIVKPPREDDLIARIKQLVR, encoded by the coding sequence ATGGCTCGAATTATATTGATCGAGGACTCGCCCACCGATCGGGCAGTCTTCAGTCAATGGCTGGAAAAAGCTGGCCATACGGTCGTCGCCACCGATAATGCCGAAGCGGGACTTGAGCTGATTCGCAGCCAGGCGCCCGATCTGGTGTTGATGGACGTGGTACTGCCCGGCATGAGCGGCTTCCAGGCCACGCGGGCACTTGCACGCGACCAGGCCACCAAGGACATCCCCGTGCTGCTGGTCAGCACCAAGGGCATGGAAACCGACAAGGCATGGGGCTTGCGACAAGGTGCCAGCGACTACATCGTCAAGCCACCGCGCGAAGACGATTTGATCGCACGTATTAAACAACTGGTGCGTTGA
- the pilG gene encoding twitching motility response regulator PilG: MSENIAAGGELAGLKVMVIDDSKTIRRTAETLLKREGCEVVTATDGFEALAKIADQQPQIIFVDIMMPRLDGYQTCALIKGNQLFKSTPVIMLSSKDGLFDKARGRIVGSEQYLTKPFTREELLSAIRTYVHA; the protein is encoded by the coding sequence ATGAGTGAAAACATTGCTGCGGGTGGGGAACTCGCAGGACTGAAGGTGATGGTGATCGATGATTCGAAGACCATTCGCCGCACCGCCGAAACGCTGCTGAAGCGGGAAGGTTGTGAAGTAGTAACAGCGACGGATGGTTTCGAGGCACTGGCCAAAATTGCGGACCAGCAACCTCAGATCATTTTTGTCGACATCATGATGCCGCGCCTGGATGGGTACCAGACGTGCGCGTTGATCAAGGGCAACCAGCTCTTCAAGTCGACGCCGGTCATCATGCTGTCTTCCAAGGATGGCCTGTTCGACAAGGCTCGCGGCCGCATCGTCGGTTCCGAGCAATATCTGACCAAGCCATTCACCCGTGAAGAACTACTGAGCGCGATCCGCACGTACGTCCACGCCTGA
- the gshB gene encoding glutathione synthase: MSLDVVVVMDPIASIKIAKDTTFAMLLEAQRRGHRLHYVRPGGLSLREGRAVAQVAPLSVRDDKDGWFTLGEFAELAFGPGQVVLMRKDPPVDAEFVYDTQVLSVAQRAGAQIVNDPQGLRDYNEKLAALLFPQCCPPTLVSRDAAALKAFVLEHGQAVLKPLDGMGGRSIFRSGTGDPNLNVILETLTDGNRKLTLAQRFIPDITAGDKRILLVDGEPVDYCLARIPQGDEFRGNLAAGGRGEGRPLSERDRWIAAQVGPEMRRRGMRFVGLDVIGDYLTEVNVTSPTCVRELDAQFGLNIAGLLFDAIEAGTAQ; encoded by the coding sequence ATGTCGCTCGACGTCGTTGTGGTGATGGATCCCATCGCCTCCATCAAGATCGCAAAAGACACCACCTTCGCCATGCTGCTGGAAGCCCAGCGCCGTGGTCATCGTCTCCACTACGTGCGTCCGGGCGGGCTCAGCCTGCGCGAAGGCCGCGCGGTGGCCCAGGTCGCGCCGCTGAGCGTGCGTGACGACAAGGATGGGTGGTTCACCCTGGGCGAGTTCGCCGAACTGGCGTTCGGACCCGGCCAGGTGGTGCTGATGCGCAAGGACCCGCCGGTGGATGCCGAGTTCGTCTACGACACCCAGGTGTTGAGCGTGGCGCAGCGTGCTGGCGCGCAGATCGTCAACGATCCGCAAGGTCTGCGCGACTACAACGAGAAACTGGCGGCGCTGCTGTTTCCGCAGTGCTGCCCGCCGACCTTGGTCAGCCGCGATGCGGCCGCGCTGAAGGCCTTCGTGCTGGAACACGGCCAGGCGGTGCTCAAGCCGTTGGACGGCATGGGCGGGCGCTCGATCTTCCGCAGCGGCACCGGCGATCCCAATCTCAACGTGATCCTGGAAACCCTGACCGACGGCAACCGCAAGCTGACCCTGGCGCAGCGCTTCATCCCGGACATCACCGCCGGCGACAAGCGCATCCTGCTGGTGGACGGCGAGCCGGTGGACTACTGCCTGGCGCGAATTCCGCAGGGCGATGAATTCCGCGGCAACCTGGCCGCCGGCGGACGTGGCGAAGGCCGCCCGCTATCCGAGCGTGACCGCTGGATCGCCGCGCAGGTGGGCCCGGAGATGCGCCGGCGCGGCATGCGCTTCGTGGGCCTGGACGTCATCGGCGATTACCTGACCGAGGTCAACGTCACCAGCCCGACCTGCGTGCGCGAGCTGGATGCGCAGTTCGGCTTGAACATCGCCGGGCTGCTGTTCGATGCAATCGAGGCCGGCACCGCGCAATGA
- a CDS encoding energy transducer TonB family protein produces the protein MSSAAAQPAAMDERQRMSAMLVISLLLHAALILGVGFTVSEDAPLVPTLDVIFSQTSTPLTPKQADFLAQANQQGGGNHDTAQRPRDSQPGVVPQDRTGLAPQAQRATSVQAPEPTQTRVVSSRRGEQAVPTPQPNPQTDPLTPADAPRVQRDAEMARLAAEVHLRSEQYAKRPNRKFVSASTREYAYANYLRAWVDRAERVGNLNYPDEARRRRLGGKVVISVGVRRDGSVESSRVLVSSGVPALDDAALRVVQLAQPFPPLPRTKDDVDILEVTRTWLFLPGGELHDDR, from the coding sequence ATGAGCTCGGCCGCGGCGCAGCCTGCAGCGATGGACGAACGCCAGCGCATGAGCGCGATGCTGGTGATCTCGCTGTTGCTGCACGCGGCACTGATCCTGGGCGTGGGCTTCACGGTCAGCGAAGACGCGCCGCTGGTGCCGACGCTGGACGTGATCTTCAGCCAGACCAGCACGCCGTTGACGCCCAAGCAGGCCGACTTCCTGGCCCAGGCCAACCAGCAGGGCGGCGGCAACCACGACACCGCCCAGCGCCCTCGCGACAGCCAGCCGGGCGTGGTGCCGCAGGACCGCACCGGGCTTGCCCCGCAGGCGCAGCGCGCAACCAGCGTGCAGGCACCGGAGCCCACCCAGACCCGCGTGGTGAGCAGCCGTCGCGGCGAGCAGGCGGTGCCGACGCCACAACCCAATCCGCAGACCGACCCGCTCACCCCGGCCGACGCACCACGCGTACAGCGCGACGCAGAAATGGCCCGGCTTGCGGCCGAAGTGCATCTGCGCTCGGAGCAATACGCCAAGCGCCCGAACCGAAAGTTCGTCTCTGCCAGCACCCGCGAATACGCCTATGCCAACTATCTGCGCGCCTGGGTGGATCGCGCCGAGCGCGTGGGCAACCTGAATTATCCGGACGAAGCGCGCCGGCGCCGGCTGGGTGGCAAGGTGGTCATCAGCGTGGGGGTGCGTCGCGATGGCAGCGTGGAAAGCAGCCGCGTGCTGGTCTCCAGCGGCGTGCCGGCGCTGGATGATGCCGCACTGCGCGTGGTGCAACTGGCCCAGCCCTTCCCGCCCCTGCCCAGGACCAAGGACGACGTGGACATTCTGGAAGTCACGCGCACCTGGCTGTTCCTGCCCGGCGGTGAATTGCACGACGACCGCTGA
- a CDS encoding ADP-ribosylglycohydrolase family protein has product MTHGDFERARFRGCLLGLAVGDALGTTLEFCAPGSFTPIDDMCGGGPFALRAGQWTDDTSMALCLAHSLLYRHGFDAADQMNRYCNWYQHGYLSSTGSCFDIGSTVRQALERYLDGGPAFSGSEDPRAAGNGSLMRLAPVAMYYAHCPEELGARAADSSRTTHAAAEALDACQLFALQLRAALLGGERQAVLQTQCDSLVTPAVRALATRDHAAVPVTQIRGTGYVVDSLSAALWCFATTETFADAVLRAANLGDDADTTAAICGQLAGAFYGVDGIPAAWRKRLQDTEEILALADRLYSAAQGACESQHIG; this is encoded by the coding sequence ATGACCCACGGCGATTTCGAACGCGCGCGATTCCGCGGCTGCTTGCTGGGGCTGGCGGTCGGTGATGCGCTTGGTACCACGCTGGAATTCTGCGCTCCGGGCAGCTTTACCCCAATCGACGACATGTGTGGCGGTGGCCCGTTTGCGCTACGCGCCGGGCAATGGACCGACGACACCTCGATGGCCCTGTGCCTGGCGCACAGCCTGCTGTATCGGCACGGATTCGATGCCGCCGATCAGATGAATCGCTATTGCAACTGGTACCAGCACGGCTACCTCAGCAGCACTGGCAGTTGTTTCGACATCGGCAGCACCGTGCGTCAGGCGCTGGAGCGCTATCTCGATGGTGGCCCGGCTTTCAGTGGCAGCGAGGACCCGCGCGCGGCCGGTAACGGCTCGTTGATGCGGCTGGCGCCGGTGGCGATGTATTACGCGCATTGCCCCGAGGAATTAGGCGCGCGTGCCGCTGACAGCTCGCGCACCACGCATGCCGCCGCCGAAGCGTTGGACGCTTGCCAACTGTTCGCGCTGCAACTGCGCGCTGCGCTGCTCGGCGGCGAGCGTCAGGCAGTGCTGCAGACGCAGTGCGACAGCTTGGTCACGCCCGCAGTGCGCGCCTTGGCAACGCGCGACCACGCGGCGGTGCCGGTGACGCAGATCCGCGGCACTGGCTATGTCGTCGATTCGCTGTCGGCCGCGCTGTGGTGCTTTGCCACCACCGAGACGTTCGCCGATGCGGTGCTGCGCGCGGCGAACCTGGGTGACGATGCCGACACCACCGCGGCCATTTGCGGCCAGCTGGCGGGGGCGTTTTACGGCGTCGACGGCATTCCGGCCGCCTGGCGCAAACGGTTGCAGGACACGGAGGAGATCCTGGCATTGGCAGATCGCCTGTATTCCGCAGCGCAGGGCGCTTGCGAATCGCAACACATCGGCTGA
- the tsaB gene encoding tRNA (adenosine(37)-N6)-threonylcarbamoyltransferase complex dimerization subunit type 1 TsaB: MNVLAFETSTEACSVALYMGGRVIERFELAPRRHAELALPWAEQLLAEAGITRRQLDAIAVSRGPGAFTGVRLAIGIAQGIALGLDRPVLAVSTLQVLALRAPAEAAHVLACIDARMGEVYAGVFARNQEGLLELAPERVCTPDAVVVPDAAHRFAGVGTGFAAADSLLQQRFAAQLSSIDANALPHAADLLALAVPALQRGEGLAPERVEPAYLRDNVALTLVEQQAARAAKAAAAAP, translated from the coding sequence ATGAACGTTCTCGCATTCGAAACCTCCACCGAAGCCTGCTCGGTCGCGCTGTACATGGGCGGGCGCGTCATCGAGCGTTTCGAACTGGCGCCACGTCGCCATGCGGAGCTGGCATTGCCGTGGGCCGAGCAGTTGCTGGCCGAGGCCGGCATCACGCGGCGTCAGCTCGATGCGATTGCGGTCAGTCGCGGGCCCGGCGCGTTCACCGGCGTGCGTCTGGCCATCGGCATCGCGCAGGGCATTGCGTTAGGTCTGGATCGACCGGTGCTGGCGGTCTCCACGCTGCAGGTGTTGGCCTTGCGTGCACCTGCAGAGGCTGCGCACGTGCTGGCCTGCATCGATGCGCGCATGGGCGAGGTGTATGCCGGGGTGTTCGCGCGCAACCAGGAGGGGCTGCTGGAACTGGCTCCGGAGCGCGTGTGCACTCCCGATGCGGTGGTCGTGCCGGATGCGGCGCACCGCTTTGCAGGAGTCGGCACCGGGTTCGCTGCCGCCGACAGTTTGCTGCAGCAGCGTTTTGCAGCGCAGTTGAGCAGCATCGATGCCAACGCCTTGCCGCATGCCGCGGACCTGCTCGCGCTGGCGGTGCCGGCGTTGCAGCGTGGCGAGGGCCTGGCGCCAGAGCGTGTAGAGCCGGCGTATCTGCGCGACAACGTCGCACTGACGCTGGTCGAGCAACAGGCCGCGCGCGCAGCCAAGGCGGCCGCAGCCGCGCCATGA
- a CDS encoding ATP-dependent DNA helicase: MSQLATASIEALSEGGALARQLDAFAPRAAQLRLTGAIAEAFEQRDVLLAEAGTGTGKTYAYLVPALLSGLKTIVSTGTRALQDQLFHRDLPRVRAALGVGLRSALLKGRANYLCKYRTQQARGEPRFATPEQVSQFERIVAWSGRTQYGDMAEMEALPDDSPLLPMVTSTVDNCLGTECPFYSECFVVQARQRAQAADLVVVNHHLLLADLALKQEGFGEILPGAQAFVIDEAHQLPELAANFFGESFGMRPWQELARDCMVEARLVAGAQASLQEPILALDEALRGLRAGMEGLPPRGTQWRALAKPQVREGFDAVLSALARLGESLLPLREASPGFDGCTARAQEALNRLSRWLGEDVPVADFAQDPPEEIVDNDVLWYELSPRGFRCQRTPLDVSGPLREHREKSQAAWVFTSATLAVSGEFDHIALRLGLNDPVTLLQPSPFDWARQALCYLPPNLPDPAARGFGTALIAALTPVLDASNGRAFLLFASHRALREAAEALRGAPWPLFVQGEAPRATLLQRFRDSGNGVLLGSASFREGVDVVGDALSVVVIDKLPFAAPDDPVFEARLDAIRREGGNPFRDEQLPQAVIALKQGVGRLIRSETDRGVLVLCDPRLVSKSYGRTFMKSLPPFARTREIADVRAFFGVAAPLGDNGVLALPLGDG; this comes from the coding sequence ATGTCCCAACTTGCCACTGCCAGCATCGAGGCGCTCAGCGAGGGCGGGGCGCTTGCGCGTCAGCTCGATGCGTTTGCGCCGCGCGCTGCGCAGTTGCGCCTGACCGGCGCCATCGCCGAGGCGTTCGAGCAGCGCGACGTGTTGCTGGCCGAAGCCGGCACCGGCACCGGCAAGACCTATGCGTATCTGGTGCCGGCACTGCTGTCCGGGCTCAAGACCATCGTCTCGACCGGCACGCGCGCACTGCAGGACCAGTTGTTCCACCGCGACCTGCCGCGCGTGCGCGCCGCACTGGGCGTCGGGCTGCGCAGCGCGTTGTTGAAAGGTCGCGCCAATTACCTGTGCAAATACCGCACCCAGCAGGCGCGTGGCGAGCCACGCTTCGCCACGCCCGAGCAGGTGTCCCAATTCGAGCGCATCGTGGCCTGGAGCGGGCGCACCCAATACGGCGACATGGCTGAAATGGAAGCCTTGCCGGACGATTCGCCGCTGCTGCCGATGGTGACTTCCACCGTCGACAACTGCCTGGGCACCGAATGCCCGTTCTATTCGGAGTGCTTCGTCGTGCAGGCGCGGCAGCGTGCGCAGGCCGCCGATCTGGTGGTGGTCAATCACCATCTGCTGCTGGCCGATCTGGCGCTGAAACAGGAGGGCTTTGGCGAGATCTTGCCTGGCGCGCAGGCGTTTGTGATCGACGAAGCGCACCAGCTACCGGAGCTGGCAGCCAATTTCTTCGGCGAAAGTTTCGGCATGCGGCCGTGGCAGGAGCTGGCGCGCGATTGCATGGTCGAGGCGCGTCTGGTCGCCGGTGCGCAGGCCAGCCTGCAGGAGCCGATTCTCGCCCTGGACGAAGCCTTGCGCGGCTTGCGGGCGGGCATGGAAGGCCTGCCGCCGCGCGGCACGCAATGGCGTGCGCTGGCCAAACCGCAAGTGCGCGAAGGATTCGATGCGGTGCTGTCGGCGTTGGCGCGGTTGGGCGAATCGCTGCTGCCATTGCGCGAGGCCTCACCTGGATTCGACGGCTGCACCGCACGGGCGCAGGAAGCCTTGAATCGCTTGTCGCGCTGGCTGGGCGAAGATGTGCCGGTGGCGGATTTTGCGCAGGATCCGCCGGAAGAAATCGTCGACAACGATGTGCTCTGGTATGAACTGAGCCCGCGTGGGTTCCGCTGCCAACGCACGCCGCTGGACGTGTCCGGGCCGCTACGCGAACACCGCGAAAAATCGCAGGCAGCCTGGGTATTCACCTCGGCCACGCTGGCGGTGAGCGGTGAGTTCGACCACATCGCGCTGCGGTTGGGTTTGAACGACCCGGTGACCTTGCTGCAGCCGAGCCCCTTCGATTGGGCGCGTCAGGCGCTGTGCTACCTGCCGCCGAATCTGCCCGATCCGGCCGCGCGTGGTTTCGGTACCGCGTTGATCGCGGCGTTGACCCCGGTGCTGGATGCCTCCAATGGACGTGCGTTCCTGCTGTTCGCCTCACACCGCGCGCTGCGCGAAGCGGCCGAAGCGTTGCGTGGTGCGCCGTGGCCATTGTTTGTACAGGGCGAAGCGCCGCGCGCAACCCTGCTGCAGCGCTTTCGCGATTCCGGTAACGGCGTGTTGCTGGGGTCGGCCAGTTTCCGCGAAGGCGTGGACGTGGTTGGCGATGCCTTGAGCGTGGTGGTGATCGACAAGCTGCCGTTTGCCGCGCCCGACGACCCCGTGTTCGAGGCGCGCCTGGATGCGATCCGCCGTGAGGGCGGCAATCCGTTCCGCGACGAGCAATTGCCGCAGGCAGTCATCGCGCTCAAGCAGGGCGTGGGTCGGCTGATCCGCAGCGAGACCGACCGCGGCGTGCTGGTGCTGTGCGACCCGCGCTTGGTGAGCAAGAGCTACGGCCGCACCTTCATGAAGTCGCTGCCGCCGTTTGCGCGCACGCGCGAGATCGCCGATGTACGGGCGTTTTTTGGCGTCGCCGCGCCGCTGGGCGACAATGGCGTCCTGGCGTTGCCGCTCGGCGACGGCTGA
- the mrcB gene encoding penicillin-binding protein 1B yields MPRRYDHDDSDDFQDDSNAQGSRWQRRLIVWGFAAIALALGFLIPYTVYLNKQVTQRFGELRWQIPTRVYGRPLVLVPGNALDAATLKTELDAASYRDDSQAKLAGTYQQEGSRFTIASRGYNDVDGRVPARRIEVSLAGGRVASLRDAADRKTLKSARLDPARIATLYGQKQEERRLVRMEEVPELLVTGLQAVEDRDFNSHHGIDLSGMVRAAWIMVRSGGQVRQGASTLTQQLARSGLLGIGKEQTFTRKFNEILYAVIMEARYDKRTILEAYLNQVYLGQRGGQAIHGVSSGAELWFGRELNSMTTEQIALLIGLVKGPSYYDPRRNPERALDRRNFVLGKLHENQLIDDAEYKRALAAPLGVPTEPGLVAANRFPAYVDLVRRQLAHDYPEGVLQGAGMSVLTGMSPSAQAYAEGAVTGTIKRLDNKKRPPLQAGLVLTDVHNGDVLAVVGSRDVAKPGFNRAVEAQRQVGSLLKPFVYLLALASPDRWALSSWVDDAPVTVQLSRGKTWSPGNSDNRSHGTVRLIDALAHSYNQATVRVGMQVGADRVAQLIQVLAGIKADPNPSLILGATDQSPYGMAQLYQFLAAGGEIQPLHAVRGVLDPQGKLLKRYDKTPAPAQEGDSVAANLISVALQQVVSGGTARQLLGDGLGRLSPAGKTGTSNDGRDSWYAGYTGDHLAVIWMGNDQNEETGLYGATGAMRVWSSIFARLPSAPLKVSGKGLDWQWVDAAGTGVTDPACPGARQFPFVVGFTPAFAPCAGNAPSIEGVPEEASAPAEQSSGGGWRRFFGLEKKPEEPAPAPTSAPPAH; encoded by the coding sequence GTGCCCCGACGCTACGACCACGACGATTCCGACGACTTTCAGGACGACTCCAACGCGCAAGGCTCCCGCTGGCAACGCAGGCTGATTGTCTGGGGATTTGCTGCGATTGCGCTGGCGCTCGGTTTCCTGATCCCCTACACGGTGTATCTGAACAAGCAGGTCACGCAACGCTTCGGCGAGCTGCGTTGGCAGATCCCGACGCGCGTGTACGGGCGTCCGCTGGTGCTGGTGCCCGGCAATGCGCTGGATGCAGCGACGCTCAAGACCGAACTCGATGCGGCGTCTTACCGCGACGACAGCCAGGCCAAGCTGGCGGGTACGTATCAGCAAGAGGGCAGCCGCTTCACCATCGCCAGCCGTGGCTATAACGATGTGGACGGGCGCGTACCTGCACGACGTATCGAGGTCAGTCTGGCCGGTGGTCGCGTGGCGAGCCTGCGCGATGCGGCCGACCGCAAGACGCTCAAGAGCGCGCGACTGGACCCGGCACGTATCGCCACGTTGTATGGGCAGAAGCAGGAAGAGCGCCGCCTGGTTCGGATGGAGGAAGTGCCGGAACTGCTGGTAACCGGCTTGCAGGCGGTGGAAGACCGCGACTTCAACAGCCATCACGGCATCGATCTGAGCGGCATGGTGCGTGCGGCCTGGATCATGGTGCGCTCCGGCGGCCAGGTCCGTCAGGGCGCCAGCACCTTGACCCAGCAGCTGGCGCGCAGCGGCCTGCTCGGCATCGGCAAGGAACAGACGTTTACGCGCAAATTCAACGAGATTCTGTACGCGGTGATCATGGAGGCGCGCTACGACAAGCGCACCATCCTGGAGGCCTACCTCAATCAGGTCTATCTGGGTCAGCGCGGCGGGCAGGCCATCCACGGCGTGTCTTCGGGGGCGGAACTGTGGTTCGGTCGCGAGCTCAATTCGATGACCACCGAGCAGATCGCGTTGCTGATCGGGTTGGTCAAGGGGCCGTCGTATTACGATCCGCGGCGCAACCCGGAGCGTGCGCTGGATCGGCGCAACTTCGTGCTGGGCAAGCTGCACGAGAATCAGCTGATCGACGATGCCGAGTACAAGCGCGCGCTGGCCGCGCCGCTGGGCGTACCCACCGAACCGGGTCTGGTTGCCGCCAACCGCTTCCCGGCCTATGTGGATCTGGTGCGCCGGCAGCTGGCCCACGATTATCCCGAAGGCGTGCTGCAAGGCGCCGGCATGAGCGTGCTCACCGGCATGTCGCCATCCGCGCAGGCCTACGCCGAAGGCGCGGTGACCGGCACCATCAAGCGGCTGGACAACAAGAAGCGTCCGCCGCTGCAGGCCGGCCTGGTGTTGACCGACGTGCATAACGGCGATGTGCTGGCGGTCGTCGGCAGCCGCGATGTGGCCAAGCCTGGCTTCAATCGCGCAGTCGAAGCGCAGCGGCAGGTGGGCTCGTTGCTCAAGCCATTCGTCTACCTGCTGGCGCTGGCGTCGCCGGACCGCTGGGCGCTGTCCAGTTGGGTCGACGATGCACCGGTGACGGTGCAGCTGAGCCGGGGCAAGACCTGGTCGCCAGGCAATTCCGACAACCGCAGCCATGGCACGGTAAGGCTGATCGATGCGCTGGCGCATTCGTACAACCAAGCCACGGTGCGGGTGGGTATGCAGGTGGGCGCCGATCGCGTCGCGCAATTGATCCAGGTGCTGGCCGGCATCAAGGCCGACCCCAATCCTTCGCTGATCCTGGGTGCCACCGACCAGAGCCCGTACGGCATGGCGCAGCTGTACCAGTTCCTGGCCGCCGGTGGCGAGATCCAGCCGCTACATGCGGTGCGTGGCGTGCTCGACCCGCAGGGCAAGTTGCTCAAGCGCTACGACAAGACCCCGGCACCGGCGCAGGAAGGCGATTCGGTGGCGGCCAACCTGATCAGCGTCGCCCTGCAGCAGGTGGTCAGCGGCGGTACCGCGCGGCAGCTGCTGGGCGACGGTCTTGGGCGCCTTTCGCCGGCCGGCAAGACCGGCACCTCCAACGATGGCCGCGACAGCTGGTATGCCGGCTACACCGGGGACCATCTGGCGGTGATCTGGATGGGGAACGACCAGAACGAAGAGACTGGCCTGTACGGTGCCACCGGCGCGATGCGGGTGTGGTCGAGCATCTTCGCGCGTCTGCCCAGCGCACCGCTGAAGGTGAGCGGCAAGGGCCTGGACTGGCAGTGGGTCGATGCGGCCGGCACCGGCGTCACTGATCCTGCCTGCCCGGGCGCCCGCCAGTTCCCGTTTGTGGTCGGCTTCACCCCGGCGTTTGCACCGTGTGCCGGCAATGCGCCCTCCATCGAAGGCGTGCCGGAGGAAGCATCCGCACCCGCCGAGCAGTCCAGCGGCGGCGGCTGGCGGCGTTTCTTCGGGTTGGAAAAGAAGCCGGAAGAACCCGCACCCGCGCCTACGTCGGCGCCCCCTGCACATTGA